GCCGGGCAGGCCCTTCTTGCCCGGGCGAATCTGCCCCTTCTTCCGGGACAGCATTTCCGGGCCGTGTGGGACGCTTCCGGCGATATTCCGGTCCTCCGCCTCTCCGACGCGGAGGCGGCTCTTCTCGGAAAGCTCCCCGCAGGGGACAGGGAAATGGCCTCCGCCCTGTTGTCCCGGGGCCTTCCCCTCGACAGCCAGGCTCTCGCCTCCCTGAGAAGCGCCTGGGCGGGCATGGGCGGACAGCCGTCCCAGCTGGGCCCCCTCGCGGAACTCTGGGCTCGGGGTATTCCGCTCACAGCGGGCAACGTGCAGGTTCTCGCATGGTATTTCACCCTCGGCGAAAAAGACGCCGGTTCCCTGTGGAAAAGGGTACGGGATGAAATCCGCAGCAGGGCGGCCAGGGGGGAAAATCCGCTGGCCATCCTGAAGGAAATGACGGAGGGAGACGACGACCTGGCCGCCTTTCTCCGGGGGCATGCCCTGCTTTCCAGGCCGTCACGGGAAGGGATCGACCCGTCCCTCCTCGCGCCCGCCCTTCTTCCGGCGGGCGAAGGGGAAGGGGCCCTCACGGCACGGATCACCACCGGGGCGTGGAAACGGCAGGGAAAGTCTTTCTGGTCCATTTCCTTCGAGATGGAGGGTGACCGTATCGGCCCCGTCGGGGGGGACGTGGAGAGCGACGGCAAAAATCTCGGGGTTACCCTGAAGGCTGAACGGAACGAGACTTTCGAGGTTTTCCGCATGCGCCGCCATCTTCTGCGGCAGCAGCTCGGGGACCTTCCCCTGGCACTGCAGCATATCGCCGTGGCCCGGGGGCGGAGAGTGCCCCGGATTCCCGGCAGGGGGCTGGACATAACGGTATGAACGGAAAGGGAAAGAAGCGCCTTCAGGCGGCGGCGGTCCAGTACGACGAAAAGCATGACGACGCCCCGAGGGTAACCGCCTCGGGGAAGGGATACGTGGCGGAGAAAATCCTCGAGCTTGCCAGGGAGGCGGACGTTCCCGTGGTGGAGGACGCCGCCCTCGTGAGCGCCCTCATGGTGCTGGAGCTCGGCGAAGAGATCCCCGCGGAGCTCTACGAGGCCGTGGCCCGGATTCTCGCCTTCATCTACAAACTCGACAAAGGAGAAAAACCATGACGGCGGAACATCTCGAACGGGGGCGGCGGGGCGAGGAAATCGCCGCAGCCTACCTGGCTGACCTGGGGTGGAAGATACTCGACCGCAACGTGGTATTCCGGGGCGGAGAGCTTGACGTGGTGGCGCTCTCCGGCGGGGAGCTCGTGGTGGTGGAGGTCAGGACCCGCTCCGAGGGGTGGATGCAGCGGGGCGAGGAATCCGTGGGGCCCAGGAAGCTGGGGCGCCTCGTACGGGCCGGCAGGAGGTACGTGGAGGCCCGGGGGTGGGACGGGCCGTGGAGGATCGACATCCTCTCGGTGACCCTTCATCCAGGGAAGGACGCTTCGGTGGAGCGGTTCGAGGATGTCACGGCGGGGGCGTATCTCACGTGAATCCCGTCTGGGGCATCACCCTGAAGGGCATGGAGGCCCTGAGGGTTGAAGTGGAGGCGGAAATCACCGGGGGCCTGTTCGCCATCTCCATTGTCGGCCTGCCCGATACGGCGGTCCGGGAGTCGAAGGAACGGGTAAGGGCGGCCCTCCGCTCCCTCGGTCTTTCCGTCAGGGGGCGCGTTGCGGTGAACCTCGCGCCGGCGGACCTGCCGAAGGAGGGAGCGATCCTGGACCTTCCCATTGCCCTCGGCATTGCCGGAGCCATGGGAAGCATTCCGGAAGTCCCCAGGGCAATCTTTCTCGGCGAGCTGGCCCTGGACGGACGCCTCCGGGGCGTCCGGGGGGCCGTCGGCGCGGCCATTCTCGCCAGGGATACGGGAATTCCCCTCTTTGTACCCGCGGACAACGCAGACGAAGTCTCCCTGGTGGAGGGATGCGAAGCCTGGGGCGCCGAGAGCCTGGGCGACGTGATCGCCTTTCTTCGTGGGGAAAAAGACCTGGCTCCGGTGGTCCCTGCGGTTCCGGAGGCGGAGCCTGTCGTGGCCGACCCCGATTTCGCCGACATCCGGGGGCAGTCGGGGGCCAAGAGGGCCCTGGAAATTGCCGCCGCCGGGCATCACAACATCCTCTTCACCGGGGCACCGGGCAGCGGCAAGACCCTTCTTGCCCGGGCCCTCCGGGGAATCCTTCCCCCTCTGTCCCGGGAGGAGTTTCTCGAGGCCGCCCTTGTGCGGAGCACCCTGGGCATTCCCTTCGACCGGGGAATGCATCCCCCCTTCAGAACTGTCCATCATACGGCCAGCATCGTCTCCATCTGCGGGGGCGGCGCCACCCTTCGGCCAGGCGAGGTCAGCCTTGCCCACAGAGGGGTTCTGTTCCTCGACGAATTTCCCGAATTCCGCCGCGACCTCCTGGAAGCCCTCAGGCAGCCCCTGGAGGACGGACGGATCACCGTGAGCAGGGCGTCGGGCTCGGTGGCCTATCCCTGCAGGGTTCTTCTCGTGGCCGCGTGCAATCCATGCCCGTGCGGGTGGGACGGCGACCCCGTGGAGCGGTGCACCTGCTCGTCAGCGGAGCGGGAACGGTACCGGAGAAAGATTTCCGGCCCCATCCTCGACAGGATCGACCTTCACCTGGCTGTCCCCAGGCTGCTCCCGGAAGAACTTGTGGCGGTGGAGTCGGAGGGAGGAGAACCAAGCGCCGCCATTGCCGCGAGAGTGAGGGCGGCCAGGGAGATCCAGAGAAAGCGGTGGGCCGGAACAGGGTTCACCTGCAACGCCGAGCTGCCCGAACGGCTTGTGAAACGGGCCCTCTCCCTTTCTCCTGGTGTAAGGCCCTTTCTTGCGTCCATGGCGGAGCGTCTCCGCCTCTCAGGAAGGGGCATCAGCAGGGTCCTCAAGGTCTCCCGGACCATAGCGGACCTGGCGGGAAGCGGCGACGTGGAGGTGCCTCACGTGGCGGAGGCCATGGCCTACCGGGACGGAGGGGAAAACAGATGACAGGTGTCCTGAGAGTACTTCTGCTCCTTGCGGCGTCAGGAGGGTTTCCTCCGGTTCTCTGGGAATCCTTCAGGAAGGAGGATCTCCCGCCCGAGGCGTTTCTTGAGGAAGGACCCGGGCTGTGGGAACGGCTGGGATATTCCGAGACGGTCCGGAACAACCTTGCGCGGCTTGCCCTGGCCGGGTGGCCCGAGCGGGAGGAAGAGCGGGCCCGACGGGCCGGCGTACGGCTCGTTCCCTTCGATTCCAGGGATTATCCCCGGGGACTCGCCGGAACGCCCTCCGCCCCCCTGCTTCTGTACGTCAGGGGAAAATGGCCCGTTGCGGGGCCGTCCGCAGCCGTGGTGGGAACACGAAAATGCAGTTCCTATGGATGGCGGACTGCGGCGGAAATCGGCCGGGCGGTGGCAGGGGCCGGCGGAGTGGTGATCAGCGGCGGAGCCGCCGGCATCGACGGCGCCGCCCACGAAGGGTGCCTCGACGGAGGCGGCGCCACCATCGCTGTGCTCGGTACGGGAGTGGACATGGTCTATCCCCGGGGGCACGAAGGGCTCTTCGGCCGCATAGTCCGGGATGGAGGAGCCCTGGTCGCCGAGTATCCCCTCGGTTCTCCTCCCAGGCAGTGGCGTTTCCCCGAGAGGAACAGGATCATCGCCGGAATGGCCGATCGCCTGGTGGTGGTGGAGGCTCCGCTGAAAAGCGGCGCCATGAGTACCGCCCGCCATGCCCTGGAGGCCGGCAGGGAAGTCTGGGCCGTTCCGGGCAGGATTTCCGAGGAAGGGTGTGCCGGTTCGAACCGGCTGCTCTTTGACGGGGCCCAGCCCCTTGTCTCCGTGGCGGAGTTCGTCTCCGTGGCTTTCGGAAGACAGCTCGGCCTGTTTCCTCCCGGAGAGGAACGTCAAAAAACTCCTTCATTGACTGAAAAAGAGCAAAGAATTCTTTCCGTTCTAAAAAAATATGGAGAAAGAACTGTTGACAACCTCGCCGTTGAATGTACAATGTCTCCCGCTGACGTTTTTTCCTGCCTGGCCCTTCTGGCCGCGGCGGGGCACGTTTTCCCCTCTGGACCGGGGCGGTGGAGTGCCGTTCCCCGATAGACAAGACTGGATCGGAAAGGAAGAGCCTGGTGCCCAAATCACACAATACGGACCGAGCCCGCGGAGGCAGGCTGGTGGATTCGCTCCTCGTCCGCCGCGTTCTCCATGACTGCGAACGAAGATACCTCGCCCCCGAGGCGCAGGGAAGAATATACCGCTACATCGCCACCGAAGAGATCCCCCTCGAGATCACCGAGAGGGCCATCCAGGAGGCCGTGTCCCTCGGCGCCCTGAAAAACTCCGCCGTGGAGGCCTCCCTGTTCGAGGCCATCGTGGACGCCCTTCTTGACGACCGGTCCTTTGAGATTCCCGGCAGCCCCTCGGAGAAGATGTATCCTTCGAGCTGCTGGATCTGCTGAGAAGGCTCCATGGCGAAGGCAGGGAAAAAGGAAAAGACGGCACCGGACACGGCGCCCCTTTCCACTTCTGAAAAAAAGAAGACGGCGGTGACGGCCCCTTCCGCAGGCGGAAAGAAGACTTCCCCCGCCTCCGGGAAGAAACCGGCCGCAGGGAAATCCGCACCCGCCGGAGCGGCGAAAAAGGCGTCCCCTTCCGGCAGGAAGTCTCCGTCTGCCGGGACGGGCAGAAAAGCCTCTTCTGCCGGCAAAAAGACCACAGGAACGAAGAGCGTTCCCAAAGCACCGCGGCAGAAAACATCCGGACGGTCCGGGACAGCTTCCGCCCTCTCTGAGGCGGGGGCCGGAAAGTCCCTCGTCATCGTCGAATCCCCCACGAAAGCCAAAACCCTCACCAAGATCCTCGGGCCGAAATACGTGGTCAAGTCGAGCGTGGGGCATATCCGCGACCTGCCGAAAAGCAGGCTGGCCATCGATGTGGACAACGACTTCGCTCCCGAGTACATTCTCGTCAAGGGCAAGGCCAAGGTGAAGAACGAACTTGCAGGGCTGGCCCAGAAAGCCTCAAGGGTCATTCTCGCCTCGGACCCGGACCGCGAAGGGGAAGCCATCGCATGGCATCTCTGCGAACTGCTCGGCATCGACCCCTCATCCCCCTGCAGGGTCCGCTTCTACGAGATCACCCCAGGGGCCGTCCGGGAAGCGGTCAACAATCCCGAAGAAGTCAACATGAGCAAGGTGGAGGCCCAGCAGGCCCGCCGGATACTCGACAGGCTCGTGGGGTACACCCTGAGCCCGCTGCTGTGGAAAAAAATCCGGAGAGGCCTCTCTGCGGGAAGGGTGCAGTCCGTGGCCCTGGCCCTCATCTGTGCCCGGGAACGGGAGATCCGGGAGTTCGTTCCCAGGGCCTATTGGCTCGTCACCGTCACGGCAGCGGCGGACGACGGCAGGAAGTACGCGCTCCGGGCGGACAGCCTGGACGGGAAATCCCTCTGGAAAGAGGGCAAATCCCTTCTCATAGATTCCGAAGAGGTTGTGGAGGCCATACTCGGCGAGGTGGAGAAATTCCCCCTCACCGTGACCGATTTCAAGGTGAGGGAGAGCCTGAGGGCCGCCCCCGCACCCTTCAAGACGAGTACCCTCCAGCAGGAGGCCGCCCGAAGGAGCAGCCTGTCCCCCCGCAGAACCATGAGCATAGCCCAGGAACTTTTCGAGGGAGTCGCCATTCCGGGGAGGGGGCCCACCGGCCTGATCACCTACATGCGTACCGACAGCCTCAGGATAGCGCCCGAGGCCGTGGAGAAATGCAGGGCCTACATCGCCTCCTCCTTCGAGCCGTCGTACCTGCCTGAAAAGGAGAACGCCTATTCCGCCAAGGGCCGGTCCCAGGATGCCCACGAGGCCATCCGGCCGACGGACGTGACCATCACCCCCGAAAGCCTGGAGGGGATCCTCACTCCCGACCAGATGAAGCTCTATTCCCTCATCTGGCGGCGGTACGTGGCATCCCAGATGACCCCCGCCCGGGTGGCCAACGCCACCCTCGCCGCTTCCGCGGGCAGGGCGGGTTTCCGGCAGCTCGGGGAAACCCTGCTCTTTCCCGGGTGGAGCGCCGTGTGGCCCCTGGACCTCAAGGGAGAATCCCTCCTGCCGGCGGTCCGGGGAGAAGTGCTTGCCGTGGAGGGAACGGAAAAGGAACAGAAATTTACCCGTCCTCCGGCACGGTATTCCGAGGCCACCCTCATCAAGGTCCTCGAGGACGAGGGCGTCGGTCGGCCGTCCACCTACGCCTCCATCGTGGAGACACTCTATGACCGGGGGTACGTGATCCGCAACGAGGAGCGGCGGCTCCAGTCCACTCCCCTCGGGGAGACCGTGGACGAATTCCTGATGAAGTACTTCAACGGCGAAAGCCTCTCCTCCATCGTGGACACAGGGTTTACCGCCCGCATGGAGGAAAGCCTCGACGACGTGGAGGAGGGAAAGACCCCCTGGCTCTCCGTCCTCCGGGATTTCTGGAAAAATTTCACCGTCACCATGTCCGAGGCCGAAACCGCCCCGGCGGCTCAGCTCCCACCCCCGGAACCCATAGGGGAGGACTGCCCCGAGTGCGGCAAACCCCTTGTGCTGAAAAACGGACGCTTCGGCGAGTTCGTCGGCTGCAGCGGCTACCCTGAATGCCGGTTTACCCGTCCCGTCCTCGTCAAAACGGGGGCCGTATGCCCGAAGTGCGGCACGGGGGACGTGGTGAAGCGCAAAAGCAGGAAAGGGAAGCCGTTCTACGGCTGTTCACGCTACCCCGACTGCGATTTCGTCTCATGGAACCCCCCGTCGGGGAAGGACTGCCCCGAATGCGGCGCAGCCATGATGACCACAGGGCGGAAGGGCGGCGAGGAGTGCCCGAAATGCGGGTACGTGCCGCCGAGGGAGACCCGGGACGATGACTGACCGTACCGTATCCGTGGTCGGCGGAGGGCTTGCCGGGTCCGAAGCGGCCTGGATGCTCGCATGCCGGGGAATCCCCGTAACCCTGTACGAGATGCGCCCCCAGGCCACGACGCCGGCCCACAGGACGGACGGACTGGCGGAGGTGGTCTGCAGCAATTCCTTCGGGGCCGATTCCACCACCAGCCCTGCAGGGATTCTGAAGGAGGAGCTCCGCGGCCTCGGCAGCCTCATCCTGAAGTGTGCCGACGCCGCCCGGGTGCCTGCCGGGAAGGCCCTCGCCGTGGACAGGGACATCTTTTCCCGGCTGGTGACGGAGACCCTGGAGAAACATCCCCTCGTCACCGTGGTCAGAGAGGAATGCGTCTCCGTTCCGGAAGGGCCGGCGATCCTTGCCACGGGCCCTCTGACCTCGCCCGCCATGGCCGGGGAGATCCGCAGGATGGCCGGGGAGGAATACCTTTCCTTCTTCGATGCCGTCGCCCCGGTGGTGGAGGCGGACTCCATCGACATGACGAAGGCATTCCGCCTCGGCCGGTGGGGGCAGGAGGACGATTACATCAACTGTCCCTTCACCCGGGAGGAATACGAAGCCTTTATTTCCGCCCTGACCGGCGCCGAAAGAACCCTTCCCCACGATTTCGAGGACTCGCCCTCCTGGTTCGAGGGGTGCCTTCCCGTGGAGGTTATGGCCTCCCGGGGAACGGACACCCTCCGGTTCGGCCCCCTGCGGCCCGTGGGCCTTCCCCTCCCCGGAACGGGGGAAGAAGCCTGGGCAGTGGCCCAGCTCCGGCAGGACAACAGGGAAGGTACCCTCTACAATCTCGTAGGGTTCCAGACCAGCCTCCGGTGGGGCGAGCAGGAGCGGGTCTTCCGGATGATCCCGGGACTTGCCGATGCGGAATTCGCCCGCTTCGGCGTCATGCACCGGAACATCTACGTCAACGCCCCGGCAGTGCTGGACGGCCGTCTCCGGTTCCGGAACGGCCGGGAGGATCTCTTCCTGGCGGGTCAGATCACAGGCGTGGAAGGGTACATGGAAAGCACCGCCATGGGGTGCGTCGCGGCCCTCAACATGGCCGCCCTGCTCCTCGGAAAGCCGTTTCCCGAGTGGCCCCGGGAAACGGCCGCCGGTTCTCTCCTTCACTACCTGGGAGACGCCCTGGAGCGCCGTTTCCAGCCCATGAACGTCAACCTCGGCATCTTCCCCCCCCTGGGGAAAAAAGTCAGGAACAAGGCCCTGCGGTGCGAACAGGTCGCCCAGCGCGCACGGGAGGCCTTTGATCCCTTCCTTGCGGGCCTGGCGGAACTCGCGGGACCTGCCAGATAGCTCCACTTCCGATTTTTCTCTTAATTTTCTCTCCCAAAAGATGGGAAAAAAGAGATGCAGGAAAGAAAAACTCCGGTCAGGGACAGATTTTACATCACTGCCGAAAAAACATTAATTGATTCTTTTGAAAAATATCGAGAATCTAGAAAAAGATGCTAAAATATGCTTATGCAGGAAAAGATATCCGTTTCCCTTGACCAGTTTTTCGATCACCTCCGGTATGAAAAGGAGGCGTCGCCCCACACGGTGACCAATTACTCCGTGGACCTCGCCCAGTTCGCCGAGTTTCTCGAGGTGCAGGGGATAGAGTCCCCGGCGGAGGTGGACGGAAAGACCATACGGTCCTGGCTTCGGGAGATGATGGGCTACGGCTACGCGAAAACGTCGGCGGCCAGGAAGCTTTCCTCGGTCCGGAGCTGGTTCGCCTTCCTGTTTGACCGGGGGCTGATCTCCTCCGACCCCGCGAAGGGAATCCGGGGCCCGAAGCTCCCTTCCAGGCTGCCCCGGGCCCTCTCACGGGAGGACGCCTTCCGGCTGGTGGACGCTGGACAGCAGGGGGAGGATCCCCTCCGGGATACGGCTGTTCTTGAGCTTCTGTACGGCTGCGGCCTCCGGATCGCCGAGCTCGCCTCCCTGCGCTGGCAGGACGTGGACCTGGACGAACGGATGGTCCGGGTTCTCGGCAAAGGAAGCAAGGAACGGATTGTCCCCTTCGGGACGTGTGCGCTGAAAGCCCTCGGGAACTGGAGAGATTCGGGAGAGGGAAGCAGCGGGTTCGTCTTCCCCGGCCGGAGGGGAGGGGCAATTACGGTTCGGACGGTCCACCGGATCGTCCGGAGAGCGGCCCTGAAGGCAGGGGTGGCGAACGTGACGCCCCATGTTCTCCGGCACAGCTTCGCGACCCACCTCCTTGAGGGAGGCGCATCGCTCAGGGTCCTCCAGGAGCTTCTCGGGCACGAGAGCCTGCTCACCACCCAGCATTACCTCGCCGTCGGGGCGGATCACCTGCGGAAGAGCTATGAAATGGCCCACCCCCGGGCGAAAGGAGACAACGGAGATGTTCAAGGGAACGACGATAGTGTGTGTCCGCAGGAATGACATGGTGGCCATGGCCGGCGACGGCCAGGTGACCCTTGGAAACCAGATCATAAAGGCGGGAGCGAAAAAAGTCCGCCGGCTGCACAAGGGAACGGTCCTCGCCGGGTTCGCCGGGAGCACCGCCGATGCCATGACTCTCCTGGAGAGGTTCGAGAGCCGGCTTGAGGAGAATTCGGGAGACCTGATGCGGTCCGCCGTGTCGCTGGTGAAGGAATGGCGGACTGACAAGGCTCTGCGGAGGCTCGAAGCCCTCATGATCGTCGCCGACGCAAGGCTTACCCTGATGCTCTCCGGCGCGGGGGACATCCTGGAACCGGAGAACAACGTGGCTGCCATAGGATCGGGATCCGGTTACGCCCAGGCTGCGGCCCTCGCCTTTCTTGAAAGCGGGAGCCTGCTCCCGTCGCAGATTGCCCGGAGATCCATCGAAATCGCTTCGGAAATCTGCATATATACGGACAACATCGTCACAGTGGAGGCACTGGGAGAATGAACATGCAGGAGAATGACCGGTTCGACCTCACTCCGCGCCAGATCGTGGAGTACCTCGACCGGTATATCGTAGGACAGGAGAAGGCCAAGAAATCCGTGGCCATCGCCCTGAGAAACAGAATCCGGAGAAGGCGCCTTCCCGAAAATATCGCCAAGGAAGTGGCGCCGAAGAACATTCTCATGGTGGGACCCACCGGCGTGGGCAAGACCGAGATCGCCCGGCGCCTCGCCGACCTTGTGAAGGCCCCCTTCGTCAAGGTGGAGGCCACGAAGTTCACCGAGGTGGGCTATGTGGGACGGGACGTGGAATCCATCGTGAGGGACCTGGCCGAGACGGCCGTGGCCATGGTGAAGAAGCGGAAGATCGAGGACGTCCGGATTCCCGCCGCGGAGCGGGCGGAGCAGCGGCTGGCGGACGCCCTGCTGCCCCGGCCGGAGAAAAAAAGCGCCGTGCCCGATTTCATGCGCCTCTTCGGGGGCGGAGGCTCACCGGAAAAGGACCAGGAACGGGAAGATTCCCCCGAGGAGGAGAGGCTCCGGGATTCCACGCGGAAGAAGATCCTCGCCCTGCTCCGGGAGGGGAAGCTTGACGACCGGGAAGTGGAGATCGACGTCACCGAGAGCCAGTCGGTGGGAATTCCCCTTCTCGGAGGAGCCGGGATGGACTCCATGGGCATCAACATCGGTGACATGCTTGGCGGACTGATGCCCAAGAAGACGAAGCGCCGCAGGATGAAGGTCTCCGAGGCGCGGACCATGCTCGCCGCGGAAGAAGCGGAGAAGCTGGTGGACATGGACGCCGTCGTCCGGGAGGCCCTCGACAAGGCACAGGAAGAGGGAATCGTCTTTCTCGACGAGATCGACAAGGTGGTGGCAAGAGGCGGCACCGGCGGCCCCGACGTCAGCAGGGAGGGCGTGCAGCGGGATCTTCTGCCCATCGTGGAAGGTTCCCCGGTCCAGACCAAGTACGGTACGGTGAACACGGACCATATTCTTTTCATCAGCGCAGGGGCTTTCTCCAGCGTGAAGCCCTCGGACCTGGTGCCGGAACTGCAGGGCCGGTTCCCCATCCGGGTTGAGCTTCAGCCCCTGACAAGGGAGGACCTTGCCCGCATCCTGGTGGAGCCCGAAAACAGCCTGCTGAGGCAGTATACGGCCCTTCTCGCCACGGAAGGCGTACATCTGGACTTCACCCCCGGGGCGGTGGC
The window above is part of the Aminivibrio pyruvatiphilus genome. Proteins encoded here:
- the hslU gene encoding ATP-dependent protease ATPase subunit HslU — protein: MNMQENDRFDLTPRQIVEYLDRYIVGQEKAKKSVAIALRNRIRRRRLPENIAKEVAPKNILMVGPTGVGKTEIARRLADLVKAPFVKVEATKFTEVGYVGRDVESIVRDLAETAVAMVKKRKIEDVRIPAAERAEQRLADALLPRPEKKSAVPDFMRLFGGGGSPEKDQEREDSPEEERLRDSTRKKILALLREGKLDDREVEIDVTESQSVGIPLLGGAGMDSMGINIGDMLGGLMPKKTKRRRMKVSEARTMLAAEEAEKLVDMDAVVREALDKAQEEGIVFLDEIDKVVARGGTGGPDVSREGVQRDLLPIVEGSPVQTKYGTVNTDHILFISAGAFSSVKPSDLVPELQGRFPIRVELQPLTREDLARILVEPENSLLRQYTALLATEGVHLDFTPGAVAEMARLAERMNGEMENIGARRLHAMIEHLLENISFGAPEEGQGTVSVTPEFVRERLEPLISDSDIRRYLL
- a CDS encoding EscU/YscU/HrcU family type III secretion system export apparatus switch protein, encoding MNGKGKKRLQAAAVQYDEKHDDAPRVTASGKGYVAEKILELAREADVPVVEDAALVSALMVLELGEEIPAELYEAVARILAFIYKLDKGEKP
- a CDS encoding tyrosine recombinase XerC; its protein translation is MLMQEKISVSLDQFFDHLRYEKEASPHTVTNYSVDLAQFAEFLEVQGIESPAEVDGKTIRSWLREMMGYGYAKTSAARKLSSVRSWFAFLFDRGLISSDPAKGIRGPKLPSRLPRALSREDAFRLVDAGQQGEDPLRDTAVLELLYGCGLRIAELASLRWQDVDLDERMVRVLGKGSKERIVPFGTCALKALGNWRDSGEGSSGFVFPGRRGGAITVRTVHRIVRRAALKAGVANVTPHVLRHSFATHLLEGGASLRVLQELLGHESLLTTQHYLAVGADHLRKSYEMAHPRAKGDNGDVQGNDDSVCPQE
- a CDS encoding YraN family protein, which translates into the protein MTAEHLERGRRGEEIAAAYLADLGWKILDRNVVFRGGELDVVALSGGELVVVEVRTRSEGWMQRGEESVGPRKLGRLVRAGRRYVEARGWDGPWRIDILSVTLHPGKDASVERFEDVTAGAYLT
- the hslV gene encoding ATP-dependent protease subunit HslV, producing MFKGTTIVCVRRNDMVAMAGDGQVTLGNQIIKAGAKKVRRLHKGTVLAGFAGSTADAMTLLERFESRLEENSGDLMRSAVSLVKEWRTDKALRRLEALMIVADARLTLMLSGAGDILEPENNVAAIGSGSGYAQAAALAFLESGSLLPSQIARRSIEIASEICIYTDNIVTVEALGE
- a CDS encoding flagellar hook-length control protein FliK; the protein is MAAQGIGGISGPSVRPGFPEGQTQPRVDGSPRQPGTQLPRIADGTLVNGLVMEAREEGSYLVRVAGQALLARANLPLLPGQHFRAVWDASGDIPVLRLSDAEAALLGKLPAGDREMASALLSRGLPLDSQALASLRSAWAGMGGQPSQLGPLAELWARGIPLTAGNVQVLAWYFTLGEKDAGSLWKRVRDEIRSRAARGENPLAILKEMTEGDDDLAAFLRGHALLSRPSREGIDPSLLAPALLPAGEGEGALTARITTGAWKRQGKSFWSISFEMEGDRIGPVGGDVESDGKNLGVTLKAERNETFEVFRMRRHLLRQQLGDLPLALQHIAVARGRRVPRIPGRGLDITV
- the topA gene encoding type I DNA topoisomerase, coding for MAKAGKKEKTAPDTAPLSTSEKKKTAVTAPSAGGKKTSPASGKKPAAGKSAPAGAAKKASPSGRKSPSAGTGRKASSAGKKTTGTKSVPKAPRQKTSGRSGTASALSEAGAGKSLVIVESPTKAKTLTKILGPKYVVKSSVGHIRDLPKSRLAIDVDNDFAPEYILVKGKAKVKNELAGLAQKASRVILASDPDREGEAIAWHLCELLGIDPSSPCRVRFYEITPGAVREAVNNPEEVNMSKVEAQQARRILDRLVGYTLSPLLWKKIRRGLSAGRVQSVALALICAREREIREFVPRAYWLVTVTAAADDGRKYALRADSLDGKSLWKEGKSLLIDSEEVVEAILGEVEKFPLTVTDFKVRESLRAAPAPFKTSTLQQEAARRSSLSPRRTMSIAQELFEGVAIPGRGPTGLITYMRTDSLRIAPEAVEKCRAYIASSFEPSYLPEKENAYSAKGRSQDAHEAIRPTDVTITPESLEGILTPDQMKLYSLIWRRYVASQMTPARVANATLAASAGRAGFRQLGETLLFPGWSAVWPLDLKGESLLPAVRGEVLAVEGTEKEQKFTRPPARYSEATLIKVLEDEGVGRPSTYASIVETLYDRGYVIRNEERRLQSTPLGETVDEFLMKYFNGESLSSIVDTGFTARMEESLDDVEEGKTPWLSVLRDFWKNFTVTMSEAETAPAAQLPPPEPIGEDCPECGKPLVLKNGRFGEFVGCSGYPECRFTRPVLVKTGAVCPKCGTGDVVKRKSRKGKPFYGCSRYPDCDFVSWNPPSGKDCPECGAAMMTTGRKGGEECPKCGYVPPRETRDDD
- the trmFO gene encoding methylenetetrahydrofolate--tRNA-(uracil(54)-C(5))-methyltransferase (FADH(2)-oxidizing) TrmFO codes for the protein MTDRTVSVVGGGLAGSEAAWMLACRGIPVTLYEMRPQATTPAHRTDGLAEVVCSNSFGADSTTSPAGILKEELRGLGSLILKCADAARVPAGKALAVDRDIFSRLVTETLEKHPLVTVVREECVSVPEGPAILATGPLTSPAMAGEIRRMAGEEYLSFFDAVAPVVEADSIDMTKAFRLGRWGQEDDYINCPFTREEYEAFISALTGAERTLPHDFEDSPSWFEGCLPVEVMASRGTDTLRFGPLRPVGLPLPGTGEEAWAVAQLRQDNREGTLYNLVGFQTSLRWGEQERVFRMIPGLADAEFARFGVMHRNIYVNAPAVLDGRLRFRNGREDLFLAGQITGVEGYMESTAMGCVAALNMAALLLGKPFPEWPRETAAGSLLHYLGDALERRFQPMNVNLGIFPPLGKKVRNKALRCEQVAQRAREAFDPFLAGLAELAGPAR
- the dprA gene encoding DNA-processing protein DprA, which gives rise to MTGVLRVLLLLAASGGFPPVLWESFRKEDLPPEAFLEEGPGLWERLGYSETVRNNLARLALAGWPEREEERARRAGVRLVPFDSRDYPRGLAGTPSAPLLLYVRGKWPVAGPSAAVVGTRKCSSYGWRTAAEIGRAVAGAGGVVISGGAAGIDGAAHEGCLDGGGATIAVLGTGVDMVYPRGHEGLFGRIVRDGGALVAEYPLGSPPRQWRFPERNRIIAGMADRLVVVEAPLKSGAMSTARHALEAGREVWAVPGRISEEGCAGSNRLLFDGAQPLVSVAEFVSVAFGRQLGLFPPGEERQKTPSLTEKEQRILSVLKKYGERTVDNLAVECTMSPADVFSCLALLAAAGHVFPSGPGRWSAVPR
- a CDS encoding YifB family Mg chelatase-like AAA ATPase, with product MNPVWGITLKGMEALRVEVEAEITGGLFAISIVGLPDTAVRESKERVRAALRSLGLSVRGRVAVNLAPADLPKEGAILDLPIALGIAGAMGSIPEVPRAIFLGELALDGRLRGVRGAVGAAILARDTGIPLFVPADNADEVSLVEGCEAWGAESLGDVIAFLRGEKDLAPVVPAVPEAEPVVADPDFADIRGQSGAKRALEIAAAGHHNILFTGAPGSGKTLLARALRGILPPLSREEFLEAALVRSTLGIPFDRGMHPPFRTVHHTASIVSICGGGATLRPGEVSLAHRGVLFLDEFPEFRRDLLEALRQPLEDGRITVSRASGSVAYPCRVLLVAACNPCPCGWDGDPVERCTCSSAERERYRRKISGPILDRIDLHLAVPRLLPEELVAVESEGGEPSAAIAARVRAAREIQRKRWAGTGFTCNAELPERLVKRALSLSPGVRPFLASMAERLRLSGRGISRVLKVSRTIADLAGSGDVEVPHVAEAMAYRDGGENR